The Symphalangus syndactylus isolate Jambi chromosome 3, NHGRI_mSymSyn1-v2.1_pri, whole genome shotgun sequence genome has a segment encoding these proteins:
- the LOC129479286 gene encoding uncharacterized protein isoform X4, translating into MRLAEAGRRWPAHGGASPWLTFLSASVRTGETFVQLSIKLSLEPQRMDFQQVLECGFLASSRRQNSSRAFLLLRKLQLFPLQQSLDLSQPYECVWVLEEFFSRCCISALGLKIAI; encoded by the exons ATGAGGTTGGCGGAGGCGGGGCGGAGATGGCCCGCCCACGGCGGAGCTTCGCCTTGGCTGACGTTCCTTAGCGCGAGCGTTCGAACCGGAGAAACATTTGTTCAGCTGTCAATCAAA CTTTCCTTGGAACCCCAGAGAATGGATTTCCAACAAGTTCTGGAATGTGGATTTCTAGCAAGTTCCAGAAGGCAGAATTCTAGCAGGGCTTtcctgctactcaggaagttACAACTGTTCCCTCTCCAGCAAAGTCTGGATCTCAGCCAGCCCTATGAGTGTGTCTGGGTCTTGGAGGAGTTCTTTTCGAGATGCTGTATCTCAGCCCTAGG
- the LOC129479286 gene encoding uncharacterized protein isoform X2 — MRLAEAGRRWPAHGGASPWLTFLSASVRTGETFVQLSIKLSLEPQRMDFQQVLECGFLASSRRQNSSRAFLLLRKLQLFPLQQSLDLSQPYECVWVLEEFFSRCCISALGSLLEISAILKQSIFVLYQLAFSLDCVWMMPFH, encoded by the exons ATGAGGTTGGCGGAGGCGGGGCGGAGATGGCCCGCCCACGGCGGAGCTTCGCCTTGGCTGACGTTCCTTAGCGCGAGCGTTCGAACCGGAGAAACATTTGTTCAGCTGTCAATCAAA CTTTCCTTGGAACCCCAGAGAATGGATTTCCAACAAGTTCTGGAATGTGGATTTCTAGCAAGTTCCAGAAGGCAGAATTCTAGCAGGGCTTtcctgctactcaggaagttACAACTGTTCCCTCTCCAGCAAAGTCTGGATCTCAGCCAGCCCTATGAGTGTGTCTGGGTCTTGGAGGAGTTCTTTTCGAGATGCTGTATCTCAGCCCTAGG atcGTTGCTGGAAATTTCTGCCATTCTTAAACAAAGCATCTTTGTGCTGTATCAGCTTGCATTTTCCTTGGATTGTGTTTGGATGATGCCTTTTCACTGA
- the LOC129479286 gene encoding uncharacterized protein isoform X3 has translation MRLAEAGRRWPAHGGASPWLTFLSASVRTGETFVQLSIKLSLEPQRMDFQQVLECGFLASSRRQNSSRAFLLLRKLQLFPLQQSLDLSQPYECVWVLEEFFSRCCISALGCHKGITL, from the exons ATGAGGTTGGCGGAGGCGGGGCGGAGATGGCCCGCCCACGGCGGAGCTTCGCCTTGGCTGACGTTCCTTAGCGCGAGCGTTCGAACCGGAGAAACATTTGTTCAGCTGTCAATCAAA CTTTCCTTGGAACCCCAGAGAATGGATTTCCAACAAGTTCTGGAATGTGGATTTCTAGCAAGTTCCAGAAGGCAGAATTCTAGCAGGGCTTtcctgctactcaggaagttACAACTGTTCCCTCTCCAGCAAAGTCTGGATCTCAGCCAGCCCTATGAGTGTGTCTGGGTCTTGGAGGAGTTCTTTTCGAGATGCTGTATCTCAGCCCTAGG